In a single window of the Microscilla marina ATCC 23134 genome:
- a CDS encoding transcriptional regulator, producing MSIIEGLNKAFENKFRIGTMAILVVNDWVDFNTLKKLLEASDGNLASHLTALEKKEYIRLKKEFVGRKPRTSYQATS from the coding sequence ATGAGCATTATAGAAGGATTAAATAAGGCGTTTGAAAATAAATTCAGAATTGGCACTATGGCTATTCTGGTAGTAAACGATTGGGTGGACTTTAACACTCTCAAAAAACTACTGGAAGCGTCGGATGGAAACCTGGCGAGTCATTTGACAGCCCTTGAAAAAAAAGAATACATTAGGCTAAAAAAAGAATTTGTGGGACGCAAGCCTCGAACTTCTTATCAGGCAACTAGCTAG